The sequence AAATTATGTTGGATGCATAAGGTGTGTTGCATATgtgccttagaatgttattacataattcacagatataaattaaaactaaaaaagaaGTTCTTACTTGCCCAGCTGTAGAACTTGTCATATCTGATATTATAATCTCATACATCGGTCTCAGACGATTTACTTTTCTAAGGCGCGTCCAACACACATTTCGCAcgtaacttacttttttttaacaacCGAGTGATTTATTGACTACACTTTACGCAAATTAAGAAGACTATTtggatattttatgcaagttgatagAGCTATTAGGATATTTTGAAATTTCAAGGAgacaatcaagctttttggacaaatttagaaatcaaatgatgtattaaaccattAATCATGTAACTTTTAACAAATACATGAGCTAACAAGAAACTTTATTAGTCCGCTAggtaaattgtttttttttttttgacaaattttAGAGGAGtcctaatgtattaagcctttaagaAATAAGGGCACAATGCCGACTCTGTAGAGCTGGCAAAGGCGGCCACCTAAGCATTACGATTTAAGGGCACAATGTCTaatccaaaaaataaaaaatttaattacaaTAATTATTGAGATCTCAATtgttaaaaactatatttataaataattctattcctatatgaaatatataaataaaattgtaGTCAACTAAAATAGAGTACAAAAACTATAACAATATTTGTTTAGTTGATGTATCTTAATAAGAAAAGCACCATATGAGATCtctaaaatttatttcacaacGCTCTCTTAACAATAaaagtaaattacaaaaaaaatacacaCTACACTTTGTCTGATTTACAAACACAACATCGCAATTTAAAAACTTACAAATAAAAGTATTTGGTTTGTGCATTTAGTAGTTAAAAGGATGTACTGCCAATTTTTCAATCAAAAAATGTTGGTGGTTTAGTAAATTTGCAATGTCTAATCTTATACATAAGatgattttcaaaattagaccttttaattactttaaataatcAGTCACTTTTAAAGTAAATAGATATAATAACATTTTTTGATATGTATAAGTTTACAAATTATGCAAAtcataaacatttataaaattGTGTTTTATAAAAATGTCAAACCACATAAATATTTTTACGACTAATTATTTGGTTATTTACaaattatttcaatttttttcatttttattccGTGAAGACATacaataattaattagtagtaTTATTTTTCATGGAAAAGTAATTAGATATGCCTACTTTACTCCACTTTTCGATTATTAGGTAAGTAATAAAAATCCTAGATCAcgaattttcttttttcattcaACACTCAAAATGGGACACAAAAAAGATTATATCAACAAATCCCAAACATTTAAGGTAAAAAGTACTGGAAGATCCTTATATTCATATTAAGttcatatttattaaattaattagctgTAAATATCTAAAAAGAAAATGTTGTTCatttatttacatataaaattattttttttataggaaaTAATTCAAACATTAAAAACCATAAATCTCTTCTAACAAATTATGAACTTCAACTGTAACACAAAAAATGTTATCAAATTTGAACATTTTTACCAATTTTTTTCCCCATCATTGCACACAGGGTGAATCCAGGATTTCTCTCCCATGaggtaaaataatttttatccaaaaaaataataattatagaaaaccAGAGATGAAAgctcaagttcaagtaaaatagtagcagaaatatcaaatcaaaattcaagtagCAGCAAAAAATTACTAAAGCAGAGATTCAAAGATCGGAGATGGAGTGCCGAACCAACGATCCAACTACGGAAGGATTGGCTGccgattttgatttaatcttagttaggattatggatttcaatttaggcttaagaagaaagaggaattgaggaagaagaactaaagagatTAAAGAGAGTAAGAGAGACCAATTGTTTGTTTTAGGATCTATTTAGTTTtccatttaaatatttactttttttattttatttttgttgtaaacaAAAGGACGTAGTTCTAATTGaataaaacgacgtcgttttgcttaaaacataatttaaaaaaataaaaataaaacattaaatttaaaaccatacttcatcctcaattatagAACCAGTAAACCCTAAACCTCAATTGATGAAGGGGGACAAACAGGACCGGCTCGGGACTACTTAAGGCCCTAGGCGAAATAAATAGATGTATTTAAGTATAATATCATCCTCTCTTTTGGCGGATGAATACCTTACAACTTTTACAAATacatgaaaaaatatatatatttatatatatgaaattacaaatttaatataCATCTAAAAATTGCTCTAGCCCATTGAGAtgcaaaatcactaattaaacttttatattCAATATCCTTTAATGTCTCATTTTCAATAGACAATAAAGCTAATCCATTTAATCTTTCCTGTGACATAGTAGAacgtaaataatttttaattaactttaattttgaaaaacttcTTTCTGCAGATGCAACTGTTACAGGTATTGTTAGTAAAAGTcgataaataataaaagaattaggAAACGAGTTTCACATCAATATTTTTCCAATTCCCAGGATCATAGACATCAATTGTTTGATTATTTAAATCTTCTAGATTAATATCTGAACCTAAATCTGTTTGATTATCAACATTCTCATCTAATATTTCCATATTGATTTCTATATTTCTAGACTCCTCCATAACCATATCATTTTCTGGTTCATGTGATGTtgatatagtttttttttatcaaaaacttATTAAGAGCTCCTTTTTGTGATTGTACGAAATCTTCggctctttttttcttttgtctttttTCATAACCAGATTCATATTTTCTCTTCATTATAAATTGCAATTTTCAatttaaataaagaaaatatacaaaaataacaaacaaaatatggaaactataaaaaatatagCAAAGTCACCTAAAGAAACATCAAAGGAAGTATTAAATGGGGAACACTGATTTTATACCTGATAAGATGAATCAGATAACAAAAATCAATCCAGATTAGAATAGTTGAGCAAAATTGTAAGTGAGTATGCAGAAGAACTTGTAGAGAACCAGATTAGAATAATTATAGTTGAGCACAATTGTAAGTGAATATAAAGAAGAACTTGTAGTAGAAaaatttaattgtaaaaaaCTCAATTTATAAGGACTAATCTTGTCTTTTCAAGTTTTTGAACGTTAGAAAACTGATACAATtgaatttgttttcttttccaaGTCTCTGATCAAACACAAAAAGAGGAGATAATGATCTACTTACTCGCATTTAGTCAATTGAGTGGGGTCTCTTTTATccttccaaaaataaaatatgacaaTATTTTGTACTTTCCAATCTCCACATTTACATTAAATGAAactgacaattttttttttttacttaaaatcttaTATGTGTAGCAAATTTATCTCAGCTCTCTTTTGTTACCAATTAACCAAACTAACCTATATATtactataataatatatatgagACCCTAATTTTTAGGAGGCCATAGGCAATTGCCTAGGTTGCCTAGAACCTCAGCCGGTCTTGGGGACAAagctctaaaacttcaaaattaatacctgaatttttaaaaaatacaaatgtcaTTGGAGCAATTGCCCCTAGTACCCCCATACTAGATTCACCCTGATTGCACAAGTGCTATTTCATTATAGTTTTTTTCCCCCAGTTTTTAACTGCATGAAaccatataattttttaattttttaattttttttcctttttccgtttttttgaaggaatctttttttttccattcaACACCCAAAatgggtaaaaaaaaaaaagtaatttcaaTAATACCAACAAAATAAATCTCAAACATTTAAtactaaaaacacaaaattactTTCTTCAAAatctttccaaaaaaaaaaaaaatcactttcttaaaaaaatcctaaaaaatactttaagaaaaaaagaaaaggtaaaaaaGAAAGGGACCCACATTGTATTTCTCACTTGAATGCTGTCTGTAACTTAATTTGTACAAAGTTCAAGAAAGCTCATAATAAATGAGAAACAAAGAAGCTTCAACTGAGAAATAATGGAGAAAACTTGGCTTCTTCTAACTTCTCTCTTACTCTTCCTAACACTACAAAAAGCATACCCATTTGGTGTAGGCGCTGGTGTCGGTGTCGGCATAGGCAATGCAGGCACCTCCGGCGGCGTTGGCGTCTGGATTGGCGGTGGAATCAACTCCCCAAACCCCTCTTCCCCCTCTTCCAATCTCAACGATGCTTACACTGCTTTACAGGCATGGAAATCTGCAATTTCAGACGACCCATTGAAGATTTTGGGGACTTGGGTAGGCACTGATGTCTGTTCTTACAAAGGGGTTTTCTGCTCTCCCTCTGATCAAATTGTTGTTGGGATAGATCTCAATCATGGAAATCTTCAAGGTAATCTAGTAAAGGAACTATCTTTACTCACTGATATGACTCTTCTTCATCTCAATAGCAACAGATTTTCAGGCACAATTCCTGATACTTTCAAAGACCTCATTTCTCTCCAAGAATTAGACCTCAGCAACAACAAATTTTCAGGTCCTTTTCCATCCATTACTCTCTACATTCCTAAACTTGTTTACTTAGACCTTAGATTCAATACCTTTTCAGGACCCATTCCTGATGAGGTTTTCAACAAGAGATTAGATGCAATTTTCCTTAACAATAACCAGTTTGACTCCCAAATCCCTCAAAATTTGGGGAATTCTCCTGCTTCTGTCATCAATTTAGCTAATAACAAGTTAACAGGATCCCTCCCAGCTAATTTTGGTCCAATGAGTTCAAAATTGAAGGAGATTTTGATTCTTAACAATCAATTAACAGGCTGCATTCCTCAAGGAATTGGGTTATTTTCAGAAATGCAAGTGTTTGATATAAGTCAAAATTCACTTATGGGTCGTTTGCCAGACACAATCTCTTGTTTAAAACAGATTGAAGTTCTAAACTTGGCACACAATAAGCTATCTGGGGAGCTGCCGGAGTTGGTTTGTGATCTGAGGAGTTTGGTGAATTTGACAGCTGCTTATAATTTCTTTTCTGGGTTTAGTCAAGATTGTGCTAAATTGTTGATTAGGAATGTGGGTTTTGATATATCGTTGAATTGTATTCCGGGGAGAGATATGCAAAGGCCTCAACCGGAGTGCTCGGGTGTTCCCGGAGGGGGATTGAGTTGTCTGAGAATTCCGACGGTGCAGCCTCTTGTTTGTGGGTCAATTGGGGTTGGGGTGGGAATTGATGTTGATCTAGGACCATCATCATCTCCCTGAACTAGAGGTTACTGTTTGAGTAATTAAGGTATTATAACAGGTTGTTTATGGTTGTCTTATTAATTGGCTTGCTATTATTATGTCTTAACTCCTATATCAGAAGTAGTATTTATGGCTTTAGAACATAAGCAAGGTTCAAAATGCCTACTGAAGGTGGAAGCTGGATTAATCATCGGTTTTGTCCAAATCGAAGTTTAATTATCAATTCAGTTTTGAAGTCGgcaatatttgataaattagtccCAATTTGACAAATTGTTAGATACTGAAACAGATTATATTTGGGTTAGTTTGTCAAATACTGTTAACTTCAGAGCTAAGCGAAAATTCAATTTGAACTAAACGGATCATGTCTGCCAATTTTAGAGGTCATTTTGacctttaatttttatatatacagaGCTGTTTggttatttatttgtttaggaTATGGATATGGATATGGATATGTGTGAGTTTCAGGTGTAATAGAATATAGTGAGACTTAAGTGAGATTTTGGTAAAAGataaagatttatttaatgttgtACCAATTTGCTGATTACTAATAAATTATGTGCTATTTCACTTGTGGATGTGGACAACAATAGCCGAACCACATGAATATCTTGTTTTTGTGATTACTTGTTTAAATTCTTAAACCGCATATCAAGCTTGTTATAATCAATAATTGATTTAGTTCATACATATATATTCTTAAgggaaaagttaaaaaaaaagtagtatGTAGTTTGTTCTGGTTGCAAATATATAGatttggtttaaaagtttgcttTGATATATTTAGTTAACAAAACAGAATATTTTAAATTGAACTATTAAGAtgatgtataaaaataataactaagcatttttatctttttaaaaattacattaacatctaaaaaaaaaaaaaaagaatacatTAACATGACGGTAAAACATAGCCTCCCAAAAAAGCCCACCCAAATTGAAACTGGAAATTACAAAATTTTAACTTACAAATTTATGTTTCCAAATGTATGTCAACATCATAGCAATCTACCAAATTGCTGTCCTGTATGCGGCGCCCATGGAGAAAATGAAACTCATATATTCAGATGCCCCAGAGCGGTTCGAATCTGGCAATTGTTTTTTGGTGATCATAGGATGGATCTGGTTCTGGATTTTGCTGAATGGTTTAACAATTACCTGGGCAACTCAGCTATGGAAAGTGCTCTTATTACTGTGTTATGTTGGGGAATATGGAAAGCGCGCAATGAAAAGGTGTGGAATAACAGAAGCATTAGCCCTATATTTAACTCTGCAATTTCAGATCATCAAGCATGGCAGACGGCTCAGGACGGACGACCAATTCCTATCAACTCGGCATCCTCAGCGCTAACGAAATGGCAGCGGCCGATGGCTGGATGCTTCACCTGTAATGTCGATGCAGGTATCCATGTTGCGGATCAGTTTTCGTCTGTCGGAATGTTAATACGGGATCACCAAGGGCGTTGCTTCGCTGCTCAGATGAGAGTTTTGGCGGACAGTGTCGAGCCATCGCTTGCGGAAGCTTTGGCAATCAAGGAAGCCTTATCATGGGTTAAAGACCAGAACCTCAGCCATGTAGAGTTTCAATCCGACTGTTTGAATGTAGTACGGGCGATTCAACATCAGGAATTTCATTTATCTTATCTATCGGATGTTGTACGTGAATGTTGTGACCTTTTACGAGATTTGAACTACTGCTCTATCTCTTACATTAAACGTTCAGCGAATCTAGCAGCACATAGCTTAGCAAAAGCTGTTAGTTCTAGGTCTGTTCGTGGCGAGTGGGCTTGTCCACCACCTTTTTTTATTGATATCTTGTCTGCTGATTTAATCTAAAGAATTgtttcctttcaaaaaaaaaaaaaaaaaaaggctaatcatacattatttatttgtttttaatttattatattcttAGCTCTATAGCTAACAACGTAGGACATTTAACATAATTTCCTCACACCTAAAGCTGAGTGAAGTTTGC comes from Euphorbia lathyris chromosome 8, ddEupLath1.1, whole genome shotgun sequence and encodes:
- the LOC136201923 gene encoding leucine-rich repeat extensin-like protein 6, with the protein product MEKTWLLLTSLLLFLTLQKAYPFGVGAGVGVGIGNAGTSGGVGVWIGGGINSPNPSSPSSNLNDAYTALQAWKSAISDDPLKILGTWVGTDVCSYKGVFCSPSDQIVVGIDLNHGNLQGNLVKELSLLTDMTLLHLNSNRFSGTIPDTFKDLISLQELDLSNNKFSGPFPSITLYIPKLVYLDLRFNTFSGPIPDEVFNKRLDAIFLNNNQFDSQIPQNLGNSPASVINLANNKLTGSLPANFGPMSSKLKEILILNNQLTGCIPQGIGLFSEMQVFDISQNSLMGRLPDTISCLKQIEVLNLAHNKLSGELPELVCDLRSLVNLTAAYNFFSGFSQDCAKLLIRNVGFDISLNCIPGRDMQRPQPECSGVPGGGLSCLRIPTVQPLVCGSIGVGVGIDVDLGPSSSP